One genomic region from Streptomyces sp. NBC_01431 encodes:
- a CDS encoding lipopolysaccharide biosynthesis protein — MFRNAYALMLSTAVSAALGLGFWLVAARYYSEEAVGQGSAAIAAMKLLASITATTMIGAVVRYIPRAGRSTGPLVLRAYVASTAVVAVASVVFLFTLPLWGPSYAPLAGLTTGAVFTVSAVAWAILTLQDGVLTGLRKAIWVPVGNAVFSLGKLLLLAACASLALGVFVSWAAAMVLSILPLGWLIFRRLIPAQAAADRDRPVPELREIGRFLAGDSVGALFSLAMINLLPVMVAVRFPAAQNGFFFIAYTVGGTMEFMATNMASSLTAHSSHSPDKLADGVRGALRRMALLLIPVVLFLILFARRILGPFGGDYAQHGTLVLQLLAAAAIPRVAVELYIGVLRVQGRTGMLAILQGAMCTLVLGSAAVLLGRFGISGAGWAQLCAMSVMALCCVPGLRGALAGRATIRTPGRPKSEEYGTSWARRAQAARTEEAQEYGTRWATQTAYLRGGMDTATPALGIPVYVPGAHPEQGFATTLHLRTLPDPAARESDESLLTTALWLLLGLAAGLFWVPLSRAEDTPGAHLNGTGLLHALPPVSLTAGVLLIVVCSAAVSLYRPCPGLLVAGLWVTVAGLHTAPVILGVPPDPVSGPWHAQLVRFLAETAGFADPGGVARWLPTALQLLCLALATVALRAVGAHWRVTSVAVWVLAVVGWAAQGTFAAVALPVFAGLCAAAAAALIHRWFSDRERAA, encoded by the coding sequence ATGTTCCGCAACGCCTACGCCCTGATGCTCTCCACCGCCGTCTCGGCCGCCCTCGGCCTCGGCTTCTGGCTGGTCGCGGCCCGCTACTACAGCGAGGAGGCGGTCGGGCAGGGCTCGGCCGCCATCGCCGCGATGAAGCTGCTCGCCTCCATCACCGCCACCACCATGATCGGCGCGGTGGTCCGCTACATACCGCGGGCCGGTCGCTCCACCGGTCCGCTCGTGCTGCGCGCCTATGTGGCGAGCACCGCCGTGGTGGCCGTCGCGTCCGTCGTCTTCCTGTTCACGCTGCCGCTGTGGGGGCCCTCCTACGCGCCACTGGCCGGGCTCACCACCGGGGCGGTCTTCACGGTGTCGGCGGTGGCCTGGGCGATCCTCACCCTTCAGGACGGCGTCCTGACCGGTCTGCGCAAGGCGATCTGGGTGCCGGTCGGCAACGCCGTGTTCTCGCTCGGCAAGCTGCTCCTGCTCGCCGCCTGCGCGAGTCTCGCGCTCGGCGTCTTCGTCTCCTGGGCGGCGGCCATGGTGCTGTCCATCCTGCCGCTGGGCTGGCTGATCTTCCGCAGGCTGATCCCCGCGCAGGCGGCCGCCGACCGGGACCGGCCGGTGCCCGAGCTGCGCGAGATCGGCCGTTTCCTGGCCGGCGACTCGGTCGGAGCGCTGTTCTCGCTCGCGATGATCAACCTGCTTCCGGTGATGGTCGCGGTGCGCTTCCCCGCCGCGCAGAACGGCTTCTTCTTCATCGCGTACACGGTCGGCGGAACCATGGAGTTCATGGCCACGAACATGGCCTCCTCGCTGACCGCGCACTCCTCGCACAGCCCGGACAAGCTCGCCGACGGGGTGCGCGGGGCGCTGCGCCGGATGGCGCTGCTGCTGATCCCGGTCGTGCTCTTCCTCATCCTGTTCGCCCGCCGGATCCTCGGCCCCTTCGGCGGCGACTACGCCCAACACGGCACGCTGGTCCTCCAGTTGCTGGCCGCCGCCGCGATCCCGCGGGTCGCCGTCGAGCTGTACATCGGGGTCCTTCGCGTCCAGGGCCGCACCGGCATGCTGGCGATCCTCCAGGGCGCGATGTGCACCCTGGTGCTGGGCAGCGCAGCGGTGCTGCTCGGCAGGTTCGGCATCTCCGGCGCGGGCTGGGCACAGCTGTGCGCGATGAGCGTGATGGCGCTGTGCTGCGTACCGGGACTGCGCGGCGCGCTCGCGGGCCGCGCCACGATCCGCACCCCCGGCAGGCCCAAGTCCGAGGAGTACGGCACCAGTTGGGCCCGGCGGGCGCAGGCCGCCCGAACCGAGGAGGCCCAGGAGTACGGCACGCGCTGGGCCACCCAGACCGCGTATCTGCGCGGCGGCATGGACACCGCGACCCCCGCCCTCGGCATCCCCGTGTACGTGCCCGGCGCCCACCCCGAACAGGGCTTCGCGACCACCCTGCACCTGCGCACCCTGCCCGATCCGGCGGCCCGCGAGAGCGACGAGTCACTCCTGACGACCGCGCTGTGGCTGCTGCTCGGCCTGGCGGCGGGACTGTTCTGGGTGCCGCTGTCGCGGGCCGAGGACACCCCCGGCGCCCACCTCAACGGCACCGGCCTCCTGCACGCCCTGCCGCCGGTCAGCCTGACCGCGGGGGTGCTGCTCATCGTGGTGTGCAGCGCGGCGGTGTCGCTGTACCGGCCGTGCCCGGGGCTGCTCGTGGCCGGTCTCTGGGTGACCGTCGCCGGGCTGCACACCGCGCCGGTCATCCTCGGCGTACCGCCCGATCCGGTGTCCGGCCCCTGGCACGCCCAGCTGGTCCGGTTCCTCGCCGAGACCGCCGGGTTCGCCGACCCGGGCGGGGTGGCGCGCTGGCTGCCGACGGCCCTGCAACTGCTGTGCCTGGCGCTGGCGACGGTGGCCCTGCGCGCGGTCGGCGCGCACTGGCGGGTCACCTCGGTCGCGGTGTGGGTGCTCGC
- a CDS encoding DegT/DnrJ/EryC1/StrS family aminotransferase translates to MAYFTAYDELEGLMRERLGRECLYVPSCRLGLYLALRHWCPPGGRVLMSPVNDDVIFFVVLAAGLRPVQAPLDPHDGSIDLAAVPDSLWPQLSGVLTTNLYGNPDPAPELRARCEELGIPLIEDAAHAIGSEAAGRKVGGYGEAAVFSLSKHTAAKAGGFLAPADPGLREALAKARDELLTPPRASAELAYWARPYAEATVRGLRLAPAAWAVLRMLGQQEREDIRMALRPGDLRRALDTAPGLAAFHSWVRVDMHDYRASGGRLRLGRIARKLSRLDAVLDAHRTGAERLLATEWARPKPGRVQPLFRVPLLVEDRDAARAALARERITVGYLYDPPLDDYAGAAFTDPSPAPDAGRWFAHHALPVDPLKAERTIKVLHEAGIQPARGGPAGV, encoded by the coding sequence ATGGCGTACTTCACGGCGTACGACGAGCTCGAAGGGCTGATGCGCGAACGGCTGGGGCGTGAGTGCCTCTATGTGCCGTCCTGCCGGCTCGGTCTCTACCTGGCGCTCAGGCACTGGTGCCCGCCGGGCGGCCGGGTCCTGATGTCGCCGGTCAACGACGACGTCATCTTCTTCGTGGTGCTCGCCGCCGGTCTGCGGCCCGTGCAGGCGCCGCTCGATCCGCACGACGGATCCATCGACCTGGCCGCTGTGCCCGACTCCCTGTGGCCCCAGCTGTCCGGCGTCCTCACCACCAATCTGTACGGCAACCCCGACCCGGCACCCGAACTGCGCGCCAGATGCGAGGAGTTGGGGATCCCGCTCATCGAGGACGCCGCCCACGCCATCGGCAGCGAGGCGGCCGGCCGCAAGGTCGGCGGCTACGGCGAGGCCGCCGTCTTCAGCCTCTCCAAGCACACCGCGGCCAAGGCGGGCGGCTTCCTCGCGCCGGCCGACCCGGGCCTGCGCGAGGCCCTCGCCAAGGCCCGCGACGAACTGCTCACCCCGCCCCGGGCGAGCGCCGAACTCGCCTACTGGGCCCGGCCGTACGCCGAGGCGACGGTGCGCGGACTGCGCCTGGCGCCCGCCGCCTGGGCGGTGCTCAGGATGCTCGGGCAGCAGGAGCGCGAGGACATCCGGATGGCACTGCGCCCCGGCGACCTGCGCCGCGCCCTCGACACGGCGCCGGGCCTGGCGGCCTTCCACTCCTGGGTACGGGTCGACATGCACGACTACCGGGCGAGCGGGGGAAGGCTGCGACTCGGGCGGATCGCACGGAAGTTGAGCCGCCTCGACGCCGTCCTCGACGCGCACCGCACGGGCGCCGAAAGGCTGCTCGCCACCGAGTGGGCGCGGCCGAAGCCGGGTCGTGTGCAGCCGTTGTTCCGGGTGCCGCTGCTCGTCGAGGACCGGGACGCGGCCCGTGCCGCACTCGCCCGCGAGCGGATCACCGTGGGCTACCTGTACGACCCTCCGCTCGACGACTACGCGGGCGCGGCCTTCACCGACCCCTCCCCCGCGCCGGACGCCGGGCGCTGGTTCGCCCACCACGCGCTGCCCGTCGACCCGTTGAAGGCCGAGCGCACCATCAAGGTGCTGCACGAGGCGGGCATCCAGCCCGCGAGGGGCGGCCCCGCAGGTGTCTGA
- a CDS encoding RNA polymerase sigma factor SigF, with the protein MSPRLDESHDTSIKHAPHIPPQERPYEPEGLEGLPEIPPFTEVGPVDARALSKTLFARLDTLEEGTHEHAYVRNTLVELNLALVKFAASRFRSRSEPMEDIIQVGTIGLIKAIDRFEFDRGVEFPTFAMPTIVGEIKRFFRDTSWSVRVPRRLQELRLDLAKAGDELAQQLDRSATVGELAERLGITKEEVVEGMAASNAYTASSLDAQPEEDDSEGALTDRIGYEDHDLEGVEYIESLKPLIAELPSRDRKILSLRFVANMTQSEIGEELGISQMHVSRLLSRTLRKLRKGLTVVE; encoded by the coding sequence ATGTCACCCCGGCTCGACGAATCGCACGATACGTCGATCAAGCACGCACCGCACATCCCCCCACAGGAACGACCGTACGAGCCCGAGGGACTTGAGGGACTTCCCGAGATCCCGCCCTTCACCGAGGTCGGCCCCGTCGACGCGCGGGCCCTGTCGAAGACGCTCTTCGCCCGTCTCGACACGCTCGAAGAGGGCACCCACGAGCACGCGTACGTGCGCAACACCCTGGTCGAACTGAACCTCGCACTGGTCAAGTTCGCCGCATCGCGCTTCCGCTCCCGCAGCGAGCCGATGGAGGACATCATCCAGGTCGGAACCATAGGTCTGATCAAGGCGATCGACCGGTTCGAGTTCGACCGCGGCGTGGAGTTCCCCACCTTCGCGATGCCGACCATCGTCGGCGAGATCAAGCGCTTCTTCCGTGACACCTCCTGGTCCGTACGGGTCCCGCGCAGGTTGCAGGAACTCCGGCTCGACCTGGCCAAGGCGGGCGACGAGCTCGCCCAGCAGCTGGACCGCTCGGCGACGGTGGGCGAGCTCGCCGAACGCCTCGGCATCACGAAGGAAGAAGTCGTCGAGGGCATGGCGGCGAGCAACGCGTACACCGCGAGCTCGCTCGACGCCCAGCCCGAGGAGGACGACTCCGAGGGCGCGCTCACCGACCGGATCGGCTACGAGGACCACGACCTCGAAGGCGTCGAGTACATCGAGTCGCTGAAGCCGCTGATCGCCGAACTCCCCTCCAGGGACCGGAAGATCCTCTCGTTGCGCTTCGTCGCCAACATGACGCAGTCCGAGATCGGTGAGGAGCTCGGCATCTCGCAGATGCACGTCTCCCGGCTGCTCTCGCGCACCCTGCGCAAGCTCCGCAAGGGGCTGACCGTCGTGGAGTGA
- a CDS encoding STAS domain-containing protein yields the protein MDRGTVGSTNRGRLRVGVRTEGHSEVLTPAGELDHHTADLLREPMEAAIAAGRTRLVVDCSQLEFCDSTGLNVLLGARLKAEELGGGVHLVAMQPVVARVFEITGAEAVFTVHDSLDTALCD from the coding sequence ATGGACCGCGGCACGGTCGGCAGCACCAACAGGGGCCGGCTCAGGGTCGGAGTCCGCACCGAGGGGCACAGTGAGGTGCTGACCCCGGCGGGTGAGCTGGATCACCATACCGCGGACCTGCTCAGGGAACCGATGGAAGCCGCGATCGCCGCAGGGCGCACGCGGCTCGTCGTCGACTGCTCGCAGCTGGAATTCTGCGACTCCACCGGACTGAACGTCCTGCTCGGCGCCCGCCTCAAGGCGGAGGAGCTCGGCGGCGGGGTCCACCTGGTGGCGATGCAGCCGGTGGTGGCGCGAGTATTCGAGATCACGGGGGCGGAAGCGGTCTTCACCGTGCATGATTCGCTCGATACCGCTCTGTGTGACTGA
- a CDS encoding ATP-binding protein: MSTTREQTPGDRGPESHDAGPAAVPSEADGAAAVPSARVLALNGASGIVPLARDFTRQALYDWGWLPASSAESRAAAEDVLLVVSELVTNACLHAEGPEGLRVSRTAKVLRLEVSDLGAGQPAPRTPHRAGRPGGHGMFIVQRLCLDWGVIRTPGVAGKTVWAELAAPA; the protein is encoded by the coding sequence ATGAGCACCACCCGGGAGCAGACGCCGGGCGACCGTGGACCCGAGTCCCACGACGCCGGGCCCGCTGCCGTTCCGTCGGAAGCCGACGGCGCGGCCGCTGTCCCGTCCGCGCGCGTCCTCGCGCTGAACGGGGCGAGCGGCATCGTCCCCCTCGCCCGCGACTTCACCCGGCAGGCGCTCTACGACTGGGGGTGGCTTCCGGCGTCGAGCGCCGAGAGCCGGGCCGCCGCCGAGGACGTCCTGCTCGTCGTCTCCGAGCTGGTCACCAACGCCTGTCTGCACGCCGAGGGCCCCGAAGGGCTGAGGGTCTCGCGCACCGCGAAGGTGCTGCGCCTGGAGGTCAGCGACCTCGGTGCGGGCCAGCCCGCACCGCGCACCCCGCACCGCGCGGGGCGGCCGGGTGGGCACGGCATGTTCATCGTGCAGCGGCTGTGCCTCGACTGGGGCGTGATACGCACGCCGGGCGTGGCCGGCAAGACGGTCTGGGCGGAACTCGCGGCACCCGCGTAA
- a CDS encoding peptidase, which produces MSYQKRTALALATAVAGSVVLITAPQAQASVVDVNYNCQTPIGAKSAVSPIDIKAVKSGSSYKVTMSFQKGVSSSPVALGSGAMNPSAVINLGGADKGTVSVTGPANSAEIPANTPIKISDLSGSYVPKANGKVTFTAGILTIKALGTTTTCTPGNSPGPSLELDVTGASASAGGSGGPAALPKTGPLDSAVALGTLGGTVVLVGAAGVLWLTRRNQRV; this is translated from the coding sequence GTGTCGTACCAGAAGAGGACAGCTCTCGCGCTGGCGACCGCGGTGGCGGGCTCGGTGGTGCTGATCACCGCCCCGCAGGCCCAGGCCTCCGTCGTGGACGTCAACTACAACTGCCAGACCCCGATCGGCGCGAAGAGCGCGGTGTCGCCGATCGACATCAAGGCGGTCAAGAGCGGCAGTTCCTACAAGGTCACCATGTCCTTCCAGAAGGGCGTCTCCTCCAGCCCGGTCGCGCTCGGCTCGGGCGCGATGAACCCGAGCGCGGTGATCAACCTGGGCGGCGCCGACAAGGGCACCGTCTCGGTCACGGGCCCGGCCAACTCCGCGGAGATCCCCGCCAACACCCCCATCAAGATCAGCGACCTGTCGGGCAGCTACGTCCCGAAGGCCAACGGCAAGGTCACCTTCACCGCCGGCATCCTCACCATCAAGGCGCTGGGCACCACCACGACCTGCACTCCCGGCAACAGCCCCGGCCCCTCCCTGGAACTGGACGTCACCGGCGCGAGCGCGTCCGCCGGCGGTTCCGGCGGCCCGGCCGCCCTCCCCAAGACCGGCCCCCTCGACTCGGCCGTCGCCCTCGGCACGCTCGGCGGCACCGTGGTCCTGGTCGGCGCGGCCGGAGTGCTGTGGCTGACCCGGCGCAATCAGCGGGTCTGA
- a CDS encoding peptide MFS transporter has protein sequence MASSLTKDSASTTGTEKTFLGHPRGLANLFMTEMWERYSFYGMRALLVLYLVAPASQGGLGFNMATATAIYSVYNAMVYLLALPGGWLADRAWGARKTVAIGGTIIMIGHFLLAVPVEISFFIGLAAIALGSGLLKANISTMVGHLYPDKNDPRRDGGFTVFYMGINLGAFAAPLTIGTVGQKVNWHFGFALAGVGMALGLLFFFLGTRHMSAESDVVPTPMSGAERAAIIKKALIWLGVAVVAYGALAVSGHFSVDWAMWPLTIAGLVIPAWYLLRIKRDKDLDQVSQSRMSAYVWFFVAAAVFWGIYDQTGSTLSVFAQDNTSNSLFGLDFPSSWFQSLNPLYVMALAPVFAWLWVYTNKRRKEPSTLSKFAFGLTLIGLSFFVMMLAQGASSGGVKVTPLWLCAVYLIQTVGELTLSPVGLSLTTKLAPEKYASQMMGVWFLAVTAGDSVIALLQLIGAPTDSSYWFASQGGLAVLAGVAIFMFRKKVKPLMGGVH, from the coding sequence ATGGCGTCCAGCCTGACGAAGGACTCCGCCAGCACAACTGGCACCGAGAAGACCTTCCTCGGCCACCCCCGCGGCCTGGCCAACCTCTTCATGACGGAGATGTGGGAGCGCTACAGCTTCTACGGCATGCGGGCCCTGCTCGTGCTCTACCTGGTCGCCCCGGCGTCCCAGGGCGGGCTCGGCTTCAACATGGCCACGGCCACCGCGATCTACTCCGTGTACAACGCGATGGTGTACCTGCTCGCCCTGCCGGGCGGCTGGCTCGCCGACCGTGCCTGGGGTGCCCGCAAGACCGTCGCCATCGGCGGCACGATCATCATGATCGGCCACTTCCTCCTCGCCGTGCCGGTCGAGATCTCGTTCTTCATCGGCCTGGCGGCCATCGCGCTCGGCTCCGGTCTCCTCAAGGCCAACATCTCCACGATGGTCGGCCACCTGTACCCGGACAAGAACGACCCGCGTCGCGACGGTGGCTTCACGGTCTTCTACATGGGCATCAACCTCGGTGCCTTCGCCGCGCCGCTGACCATCGGCACCGTCGGCCAGAAGGTCAACTGGCACTTCGGCTTCGCCCTCGCCGGTGTGGGTATGGCACTGGGCCTGCTGTTCTTCTTCCTCGGTACCCGCCACATGTCGGCGGAGAGCGACGTCGTCCCGACGCCGATGTCCGGTGCCGAGCGCGCCGCGATCATCAAGAAGGCCCTGATCTGGCTGGGCGTGGCGGTCGTCGCGTACGGCGCCCTCGCCGTCTCGGGTCACTTCTCGGTCGACTGGGCGATGTGGCCGCTGACCATCGCGGGCCTCGTCATCCCGGCCTGGTACCTGCTGCGCATCAAGCGCGACAAGGACCTCGACCAGGTCTCGCAGTCCCGCATGTCGGCGTACGTCTGGTTCTTCGTCGCCGCGGCCGTCTTCTGGGGCATCTACGACCAGACCGGCTCGACGCTGAGCGTGTTCGCGCAGGACAACACCTCCAACAGCCTGTTCGGCCTCGACTTCCCGTCCAGCTGGTTCCAGTCCCTGAACCCGCTGTACGTGATGGCCCTGGCGCCGGTCTTCGCCTGGCTCTGGGTGTACACGAACAAGCGCCGCAAGGAGCCGAGCACGCTGTCGAAGTTCGCCTTCGGCCTCACGCTCATCGGCCTCTCGTTCTTCGTGATGATGCTGGCGCAGGGCGCCTCCTCCGGCGGCGTCAAGGTCACCCCGCTGTGGCTGTGTGCCGTCTACCTGATCCAGACCGTCGGTGAGCTCACGCTCTCCCCGGTCGGGCTCTCGCTGACCACGAAGCTGGCGCCGGAGAAGTACGCCTCCCAGATGATGGGCGTCTGGTTCCTGGCCGTCACGGCCGGCGACTCGGTCATCGCGCTGCTCCAGCTGATCGGCGCGCCGACCGACTCCTCGTACTGGTTCGCGAGCCAGGGCGGGCTCGCTGTCCTCGCGGGTGTCGCGATCTTCATGTTCCGCAAGAAGGTCAAGCCGCTCATGGGTGGCGTTCACTAG
- a CDS encoding response regulator transcription factor — MTRVLLAEDDASISEPLARALRREGYEVEVREDGPTALDAGLQGGADLVVLDLGLPGMDGLEVARRLRSEGHTVPILVLTARADEVDTVVGLDAGADDYVTKPFRLAELLARVRALLRRGATEPVPQPATHGVRIDVESHRAWMGDEELQLTAKEFDLLRVLVRDAGRVVTRDQLMREVWDTTWWSSTKTLDMHISWLRKKLGDDAANPRYIATVRGVGFRFEKS, encoded by the coding sequence ATGACCCGTGTACTGCTCGCCGAGGACGACGCGTCCATCTCGGAGCCACTGGCCCGCGCCCTGCGCAGGGAGGGTTACGAGGTCGAGGTGCGCGAGGACGGCCCGACCGCCCTCGACGCCGGACTACAGGGGGGTGCCGACCTGGTCGTGCTCGACCTGGGGCTCCCCGGCATGGACGGCCTCGAAGTCGCCCGGAGGCTGCGCTCCGAGGGACACACCGTCCCCATCCTCGTGCTGACCGCCCGCGCCGACGAGGTGGACACCGTCGTCGGCCTGGACGCCGGCGCCGACGACTACGTGACCAAGCCGTTCCGGCTCGCCGAACTGCTCGCCCGGGTCCGGGCGCTGCTGCGGCGCGGCGCCACCGAGCCGGTGCCCCAGCCCGCCACCCACGGCGTGCGGATCGACGTCGAGTCGCACCGCGCCTGGATGGGCGACGAGGAGCTCCAGCTCACCGCCAAGGAGTTCGACCTGCTGCGGGTCCTGGTGCGGGACGCGGGCCGGGTCGTCACCCGCGACCAGCTGATGCGCGAGGTCTGGGACACCACCTGGTGGTCCTCGACCAAGACGCTCGACATGCACATCTCGTGGCTGCGCAAGAAGCTCGGCGACGACGCCGCCAACCCCCGGTACATCGCCACCGTGCGCGGTGTCGGTTTCCGCTTCGAGAAGAGCTAG
- a CDS encoding ATP-binding protein, which produces MRRRLINSTLAVVLVVIAVFGVSLVIVETRTISSSAQESVNSEALRLVSVVDSRTLANETVNSQVLNEQIDPKRYARISIPGRPAIEIGQKPEDSVIRGTAEGERGESVLVEESRSTVTKEVGRTLLIIGAVALLAIVSAVLLAVRQANKLASPLTDLAETAERLGSGDPRPRHKRYGVPELDRVADVLDASADRIGRMLTAERRLAADASHQLRTPLTALSMRLEEIALTDDLDTVKEEATIALTQVERLTDVVERLLTNSRDPRTGSAVVFSLDEVVKQQLEEWRPAYRSAGRAIVRSGKTGLKAVGTPGAVAQVLAALIENSLMHGGGTVAVRTRVTGNQAVVEVTDEGPGVPPDLGARIFERTISGRNSTGIGLAVARDLAEADGGRLEMLQQQPAVFALFLSREARGRRDAPQSTTIR; this is translated from the coding sequence ATGCGCCGTCGACTGATCAACTCCACCCTCGCGGTCGTGCTCGTGGTGATCGCGGTCTTCGGCGTCTCCCTCGTCATCGTCGAGACGCGGACCATCAGCAGCAGCGCCCAGGAGAGCGTGAACTCCGAGGCACTGCGGCTGGTCTCCGTGGTCGACAGCCGCACCCTGGCGAACGAGACGGTCAACTCCCAGGTCCTGAACGAGCAGATCGACCCCAAGCGGTACGCCCGCATCTCGATCCCCGGCCGCCCGGCCATCGAGATCGGCCAGAAGCCCGAGGACTCCGTGATCCGCGGCACCGCCGAGGGCGAGCGCGGCGAGTCCGTCCTGGTCGAGGAGTCCCGCTCCACGGTCACCAAGGAGGTCGGCCGCACGCTTTTGATCATCGGCGCGGTGGCCCTGCTCGCCATCGTCTCCGCGGTGCTCCTCGCCGTACGCCAGGCGAACAAGCTGGCCTCCCCGCTCACCGACCTCGCCGAGACCGCCGAGCGGCTCGGATCGGGTGACCCGCGCCCGCGCCACAAGCGGTACGGGGTGCCCGAGCTCGACCGGGTCGCCGATGTGCTCGACGCTTCCGCCGACCGGATCGGCCGGATGCTCACCGCCGAGCGCAGGCTCGCCGCGGACGCCTCGCACCAGTTGCGCACGCCGCTGACCGCGCTCTCCATGCGACTGGAGGAGATCGCCCTCACCGACGACCTCGACACGGTCAAGGAAGAGGCGACCATCGCGCTCACCCAGGTCGAGCGGCTCACCGACGTGGTGGAGCGCCTGCTCACCAACAGCCGTGATCCGCGCACCGGTTCGGCCGTCGTGTTCTCCCTGGACGAGGTCGTCAAGCAGCAGCTGGAGGAGTGGCGCCCGGCCTACCGCAGCGCGGGCCGCGCGATCGTGCGCTCGGGGAAGACGGGTCTGAAGGCGGTCGGCACCCCGGGCGCGGTCGCCCAGGTGCTCGCCGCGCTGATCGAGAACTCGCTGATGCACGGCGGCGGCACCGTCGCGGTACGCACCCGCGTCACCGGCAACCAGGCCGTGGTCGAGGTCACCGACGAGGGCCCCGGTGTGCCGCCCGACCTCGGGGCGCGGATCTTCGAGCGGACCATCAGCGGCCGCAACTCCACGGGCATCGGCCTCGCGGTCGCCCGCGATCTGGCGGAGGCCGACGGCGGCCGGCTCGAAATGCTCCAGCAGCAGCCGGCGGTGTTCGCGCTGTTCCTCAGCCGGGAGGCGCGGGGGCGCCGGGATGCGCCGCAGTCCACGACGATCCGCTGA
- a CDS encoding GtrA family protein, whose product MSAQDAFPTRLRLLVREVAKFGAVGGLGVLVNMGAFNLLRHATDLQVVRASLLATGIAIAFNYVGFRYFAYRDREKSGRARELTLFLLFSVVGAVIENGILYAATYGFGWNSPWQNNFFKFLGIGLGTLFRFWSYRTWVFKALPVREAVQTAESFLDSRGGSPSDSHRPPVPAAKR is encoded by the coding sequence ATGAGTGCACAGGACGCGTTTCCCACGCGACTGCGACTGCTCGTCCGCGAGGTCGCGAAGTTCGGCGCCGTCGGTGGTCTCGGGGTGCTCGTGAACATGGGCGCCTTCAACCTGTTGCGGCACGCCACCGACCTCCAGGTGGTCCGGGCCAGCCTGCTGGCGACCGGCATCGCGATCGCCTTCAACTACGTGGGCTTTCGCTACTTCGCCTACCGCGACCGCGAGAAGAGCGGCCGGGCCCGCGAGCTGACCCTGTTCCTGCTGTTCAGCGTGGTCGGCGCGGTGATCGAGAACGGCATCCTGTACGCGGCGACGTACGGCTTCGGCTGGAACAGCCCGTGGCAGAACAACTTCTTCAAGTTCCTCGGCATCGGGCTCGGCACGCTGTTCCGGTTCTGGTCCTACCGCACCTGGGTCTTCAAGGCGCTGCCCGTCCGGGAGGCCGTACAGACGGCGGAATCGTTTCTCGACTCCCGCGGCGGCTCCCCGAGCGACTCCCACCGACCCCCCGTCCCCGCCGCCAAGCGCTGA